AACTCCTTTTCAGAGCTCTTTCAAAAATTGACACGAAAGAAGGATGAAAAGCTTAGGATTAATGATACAGATGATTTCCTTCGGTACAATTATGAGGATGGGGAACGATGGACACCAATCAATCTAGACAATATAGAAAACCGTCTTGACTCCTTAGATCGTATTAGGCAATCTCAACCAAAATCAGATTCTGTTCCTGCCAAACAAGATTCCTTAAACAATTTCCTTCGAATAGAGCTTTTGAAGTAAAGTGATTTTATGAAAAAGTTAAGTGTTTTTTGGTTCCGTAGAGACCTTCGATTGGAGGATAATACAGGCTTATATTATGCCCTGCAACAGGAAACCGATGTATTGCCATTATTTATTTTTGACCGAACTATCCTCGACGATCTGGAAGACAAAACTGATGCTCGTGTCAGTTTTATTCATGATCAAATTCAAAATTTAAAAGAGGAGCTAGAAAAAAAAGGAAGCACCCTTTTAGTGAAGTATGGCACTCCTGAGGAAGTTTATCAGGAGCTTATCAAAAAGTTTGAAATTCAGGCTATTTACACGAATCGTGATTACGAGCCCTATGCCAAAAAGCGCGATCGTGCCATTGAAAAGCTTGCAGAAGAAAAGGGTATCAGCTTTTTAACATTTAAGGACCAGGTGATTTTCGAGCCAGGAGAAATTCTAAATGGGTCAGGAGAATTCTACAAAGTTTTCACTCCTTTCAGCCGCGTTTGGCTTAGCAAATTTGAAGAAACAAACATCGAAGCTCTCTCCTATTTTCACTGGAAAAACCTATATCAGACCAAGCCTGAACCCTTGATCTCTTTAAAAGAAATGGGTTTTGAAAGATCGAGTATTTCTATACCCAGCTCCAATCCCAACGAGGAAATCATCAAGTATTATGATAAAACACGAAACTTTCCGGCTGAAAATGGAACCTCTAGACTTGGAATTCATTTAAGATTTGGAACGATTTCAATCCGTCAGCTTGCTTTGAAAGCAGCATCACTGAATGAGACCTATTTAAATGAATTAATCTGGCGGGAATTCTATATGATGATCCTGGATTATAATCCTCAGGTGGTAGATAAGGCTTTTAAACCTGCCTATGATCAAATCCCATGGAGAAATAATGAGGAGGAATTTAAAGCCTGGTGTGAAGGGAAAACAGGTTATCCTATTGTGGATGCAGGTATGCGTGAATTAAACCAAACAGGATATATGCATAACCGTGTTAGGATGATCGTAGCATCTTTTCTAACTAAACACTTGCTGATTGATTGGCGTTGGGGAGAGGCCTACTTTGCCAAAAAACTATTGGATTTTGACTTGGCAGCAAATAATGGAGGCTGGCAATGGGCTGCAGGAACAGGAACAGATGCACAACCTTATTTTAGAGTCTTTAATCCAAGTTCCCAAACAGAGAAATTTGACAAAGATCTTAAGTATATCAAAAAATGGATCCCGGAATTTGGAACGGAAAAGTATCCAAAACCGATTGTAGATCATAAATTCGCCAGACAAAGAGCACTGGATACATATAAAAAAGCCTTAGATCGATGAATATAGGAGATAGAGTAAGATTATTGAGAGGAACTGAAGAGGGAGTTATCCGAAAAATTTCCTCCAGCGGAAGAATAGAAATTGAAATTGAAGATGGTTTTATGATTCCAGCCCTAAAAAATGAAGTGGTTGTCATTCATGAAACAGAAAAGAAATATTTTGGAGAACAGGAATCTAACACCCCTGAACCGGAAATACCACAAACGATCTCAGCCCCAAAAGATCAAGGTTTGTACTTGGCTTTTGTTCCAATTAACGATCAGAGTCTGAGTCTCTATTTGATTAACGATAGCAAAAAGTCCTATTTAGCACATGTTTCGGAAGTTTTTGGTGACAATCATCGAACCCTGATGGCAGGAACCCTGCGGGCTGGAGAAACCCAAAAATTTGACGATCGGTTGCTGAAGGAAATGGACGAATGGCCTTCTTTTCTACTTCGGTTCATTCCCATTCAAGACCGACTTGAGAAAGCCCTACCGGCTTTTGAGAGGCAATTAAAGATGAAAGCAACTCAGTTTTTTAAGCACTTGAGCAAAGCCCCACTTTTAGGAAAAACCGCTTATTTATTCCATCTAGAGCAAACGACGAAAGAGCTTGACATCAAAGCTTTGAACCAGGAGCTTGAAAGTATTCAAGGAAAATCTGAACCACATTCGGCAAAAAAACCACCTAGATCGATTGACTTGCATATAGAAAAGTTGACTACCACTCCCTTAGGGATGAGCAATTCAGCCATGTTAAAGCTTCAAATGGAGGTTTTTGAAAAGAACCTGGATCAGGCTATAGCAAGTGGAATGGATGAGATTACTTTTATCCATGGAATAGGAAATGGAGTTTTACGAAAAGAAATTCACCGTCATTTGAGTCAATTAGGAAATATTAAGTACTTTCAAGATACACAGAAAGACCAGTGGGGTTATGGTGCCACCCTGGTGAAAATTTCCTAAATCATGCAGACGAAGGTCTCTCCGGTTTTTCAAGTTTTTGAGCGGCAGCACACCGAAGCCAAAGCGCTTTTCTTGGTGCTGGGTAAGCAAATCA
Above is a window of Algoriphagus machipongonensis DNA encoding:
- a CDS encoding cryptochrome/photolyase family protein, with amino-acid sequence MKKLSVFWFRRDLRLEDNTGLYYALQQETDVLPLFIFDRTILDDLEDKTDARVSFIHDQIQNLKEELEKKGSTLLVKYGTPEEVYQELIKKFEIQAIYTNRDYEPYAKKRDRAIEKLAEEKGISFLTFKDQVIFEPGEILNGSGEFYKVFTPFSRVWLSKFEETNIEALSYFHWKNLYQTKPEPLISLKEMGFERSSISIPSSNPNEEIIKYYDKTRNFPAENGTSRLGIHLRFGTISIRQLALKAASLNETYLNELIWREFYMMILDYNPQVVDKAFKPAYDQIPWRNNEEEFKAWCEGKTGYPIVDAGMRELNQTGYMHNRVRMIVASFLTKHLLIDWRWGEAYFAKKLLDFDLAANNGGWQWAAGTGTDAQPYFRVFNPSSQTEKFDKDLKYIKKWIPEFGTEKYPKPIVDHKFARQRALDTYKKALDR
- a CDS encoding Smr/MutS family protein — encoded protein: MNIGDRVRLLRGTEEGVIRKISSSGRIEIEIEDGFMIPALKNEVVVIHETEKKYFGEQESNTPEPEIPQTISAPKDQGLYLAFVPINDQSLSLYLINDSKKSYLAHVSEVFGDNHRTLMAGTLRAGETQKFDDRLLKEMDEWPSFLLRFIPIQDRLEKALPAFERQLKMKATQFFKHLSKAPLLGKTAYLFHLEQTTKELDIKALNQELESIQGKSEPHSAKKPPRSIDLHIEKLTTTPLGMSNSAMLKLQMEVFEKNLDQAIASGMDEITFIHGIGNGVLRKEIHRHLSQLGNIKYFQDTQKDQWGYGATLVKIS